One window of Triticum dicoccoides isolate Atlit2015 ecotype Zavitan chromosome 5A, WEW_v2.0, whole genome shotgun sequence genomic DNA carries:
- the LOC119304292 gene encoding pre-mRNA-splicing factor ATP-dependent RNA helicase DEAH1-like isoform X1 yields the protein MASDKQLRDWVSDKLMSIQGFSTSVLVHYVIGLAKDSSSAGDLVGKLVEYGFSSSAETSSFAADIYAKVPRKGRGISNYQKQEREAAKLVKKQSTYKLLADEDDDEVDNHTTSSASASSKSRKHFRRKAQDQDDGKDDDETTAHVSERSVRRRTEEVDDEDGDDTLDEEQEIIRDQQEKAQLEKNMKERDAVKTRKLMERQLSKEEQEELIRRSQALDKNDTSDLRNFSRQAYLLKRRDKKIDEIRDEILDHEYIFQGVKLTPAEENDFRYKKKIYDLVKDHVESADDVAEYKMPEAYDMGEGVNQEKRFSVAMQRYKDPEGKDKMNPFAEQEAWEEHQIGKSKLEFGSKDRNRSSNEYQFVFDDQIDFVKSSVIEGTQFEDDSDQETIDAKDILKRELQDERKTLPIYKFRDELLKAVDEYQVIVIVGETGSGKTTQIPQYLHEAGYTARGKVACTQPRRVAAMSVAARVSQEMGVKLGHEVGYSIRFEDCTSEKTMIKYMTDGMLLREFLGEPDLAGYSVVMVDEAHERTLSTDILFGLVKDIARFRPDLKLLISSATLDAEKFSDYFDSAPIFKIPGRRYPVEVHYTKAPEADYIDAAIVTILQIHVTQPPGDILVFLTGQEEIETVDEILKHKTRGLGTKIPELNICPIYANLPTELQAKIFETTPEGSRKVVLATNIAETSLTIDGIKYVIDPGFCKIKSYNPRTGMESLLINPISKASANQRAGRSGRTGPGKCFRLYTSYNYMHDLEDNTVPEIQRTNLANVVLTLKSLGIHDLVNFDFMDPPPSEALLKALEQLFALSALNSRGELTKTGRRMAEFPLDPMLSKMIVASEKYKCSDEVMSIASMLSIGNSIFYRPKDKQVHADNARLNFHTGNVGDHIALLNVYNSWRETDFSTQWCYENYIQVRSMKRARDIRDQLEGLMERVEIEVCSNASDLDAIKKAITSGFFHHSARLQKNGSYRTVKNPQTVFIHPSSGLAQLLPRWVIYHELVLTTKEYMRQVTELKPEWLVEIAPHYYQLKDVDDAGSKKLPKGQGRAAL from the exons ATGGCGAGCGACAAGCAGCTCAGGGACTGGGTCTCCGACAAGCTCATGTCTATCCAGGGTTTCTCGACCAGCGTCCTCGTGCACTACGTCATTGGCCTAG CCAAGGACTCCTCTTCTGCTGGCGATCTGGTGGGGAAGCTCGTGGAGTACGGCTTCTCCTCGTCCGCCGAGACAAGCAGCTTCGCCGCCGACATCTACGCCAAGGTCCCCCGCAAGGGCAGGGGCATCAGt AATTACCAGAAGCAGGAAAGGGAGGCAGCAAAGCTTGTGAAGAAACAAAGCACTTACAAGTTGCTggcggatgaggatgatgatgaggttGACAACCACACGACGAGCTCGGCGAGTGCGTCCTCTAAGAGCAGGAAGCATTTTAGGAGGAAGGCTCAAGACCAAGACGATGGGAAGGATGATGAT GAAACAACAGCACATGTTTCTGAGAGGAGTGTCCGAAGGAGAACAGAAGAGGTGGATGATGAAGACGGCGACGACACTCTGGAC GAAGAACAAGAAATTATAAGAGATCAGCAGGAAAAGGCTCAGCTAGAGAAGAACATGAAAGAAAGAGATGCAGTGAAAACTCGAAAG TTGATGGAGCGGCAGTTATCTAAGGAAGAACAAG AGGAGCTTATCAGAAGATCACAAGCACTGGATAAGAATGACACTTCAGATCTGAG AAATTTTTCAAGGCAAGCATACTTGCTAAAGCGAAGGGATAAAAAAATTGATGAGATTCG GGACGAAATTCTCGATCATGAATACATTTTTCAGGGTGTGAAACTGACCCCAGCTGAAGAAAATGACTTCAG ATACAAGAAGAAGATTTATGATCTTGTTAAGGATCATGTTGAGAGTGCAGATGATGTTGCTGAG TACAAAATGCCTGAAGCTTATGACATGGGTGAAGGTGTTAATCAAGAAAAGAGATTCTCGGTAGCAATGCAGCGATACAA AGATCCTGAGGGCAAAGATAAAATGAATCCTTTTGCTGAACAGGAAGCATGGGAAGAACATCAAATAG GAAAGTCTAAACTGGAATTCGGATCGAAAGACAGAAATCGGTCTTCTAATGAATACCA GTTTGTATTTGATGATCAAATTGATTTTGTTAAATCATCGGTCATAGAAGGAACACAG TTTGAAGATGATTCAGACCAAGAGACCATCGATGCAAAAGATATTCTAAAAAGGGAGCTCCAG GATGAGCGGAAAACCCTTCCAATCTACAAATTCAGAGATGAACTGCTCAAGGCTGTTGATGAATATCAG GTTATTGTCATAGTGGGAGAAACCGGCTCTGGTAAAACGACGCAAATACCTCAATATCTTCATGAAGCTGGATATACAGCAAGAGGAAAG GTTGCTTGTACACAACCTCGTCGAGTGGCAGCCATGAGCGTTGCAGCTAGGGTGTCTCAAGAGATGGGTGTTAAATTGGGACACGAG GTTGGTTACTCCATAAGGTTTGAGGATTGTACCTCAGAGAAAACAATGATTAAATACATGACTGATGGAATGCTTTTGAGGGAGTTTCTTGGAGAACCAGATTTGGCTGGCTATAG TGTTGTCATGGTTGATGAGGCTCATGAGCGCACGCTGTCTACTGATATCTTGTTTGGTTTGGTTAAG GACATTGCTAGGTTTCGTCCAGACCTGAAGTTGCTCATTTCAAGTGCAACCCTTGACGCAGAAAAATTTAGCGACTACTTTGATTCAGCTCCTATTTTCAAGATTCCTGGGAGGCGATACCCTGTTGAAGTACATTATACAAAAGCTCCAGAAGCAGATTACATTGATGCTGCCATTGTCACTATTTTACAGATACATGTGACACAGCCCCCTGGTGATATCCTAGTGTTCCTTACAGGACAAGAAGAAATTGAAACTGTTGATGAGATCCTGAAACACAAAACAAGGGGTTTAGGCACAAAGATTCCAGAGCTAAATATATGCCCTATTTATGCAAATCTGCCTACTGAACTTCAAGCAAAGATCTTTGAGACAACCCCTGAGGGTTCTCGGAAAGTGGTCCTGGCCACTAATATAGCAGAGACTTCATTAACCATTGATGGTATAAAATATGTTATTGACCCAGGTTTTTGCAAGATCAAGTCATATAACCCTCGTACAGGGATGGAATCCCTGCTTATCAATCCCATCTCAAAGGCATCAGCAAACCAGAGGGCAGGAAGATCTGGACGGACAGGACCAGGAAAATGTTTCCGTCTGTACACAAGTTATAACTACATGCATGATCTTGAGGACAATACTGTTCCAGAGATACAAAGAACCAACCTTGCAAATGTTGTTCTTACACTTAAGAGTCTTGGTATTCATGACTTGGTTAATTTTGATTTTATGGACCCACCTCCTTCAGAGGCCTTGTTGAAGGCCCTGGAACAACTTTTTGCTCTTAGTGCACTCAACAGTCGTGGAGAGTTGACCAAGACTGGAAGACGAATGGCAGAGTTTCCACTAGATCCTATGCTGTCAAAGATGATAGTAGCTTCAGAGAAATATAAGTGTTCTGATGAGGTCATGTCCATTGCGTCAATGCTGTCGATCGGCAATTCTATATTCTACCGTCCGAAGGACAAACAGGTTCATGCAGATAATGCAAGGTTGAACTTCCACACTGGGAACGTTGGGGACCACATAGCATTACTCAAT GTCTATAACTCATGGAGAGAAACAGACTTCTCGACTCAATGGTGTTATGAAAATTATATCCAG GTCCGCAGCATGAAGAGAGCAAGAGACATTCGAGATCAACTGGAGGGACTTATGGAGAGAGTTGAGATTGAGGTCTGTTCAAATGCCAGTGACTTGGATGCTATTAAAAAGGCTATAACATCCG GTTTCTTCCACCATTCTGCACGGTTGCAGAAGAATGGTTCATATAGAACTGTCAAGAACCCTCAGACGGTCTTTATCCACCCTAGTTCAGGATTAGCACAG CTACTTCCTCGTTGGGTAATATACCACGAACTAGTTCTCACGACAAAAGAGTACATGCGCCAG gtgACGGAACTGAAGCCCGAATGGCTGGTGGAAATTGCTCCGCACTACTACCAACTAAAAGATGTGGACGACG
- the LOC119304292 gene encoding pre-mRNA-splicing factor ATP-dependent RNA helicase DEAH1-like isoform X2 has translation MKERDAVKTRKLMERQLSKEEQEELIRRSQALDKNDTSDLRNFSRQAYLLKRRDKKIDEIRDEILDHEYIFQGVKLTPAEENDFRYKKKIYDLVKDHVESADDVAEYKMPEAYDMGEGVNQEKRFSVAMQRYKDPEGKDKMNPFAEQEAWEEHQIGKSKLEFGSKDRNRSSNEYQFVFDDQIDFVKSSVIEGTQFEDDSDQETIDAKDILKRELQDERKTLPIYKFRDELLKAVDEYQVIVIVGETGSGKTTQIPQYLHEAGYTARGKVACTQPRRVAAMSVAARVSQEMGVKLGHEVGYSIRFEDCTSEKTMIKYMTDGMLLREFLGEPDLAGYSVVMVDEAHERTLSTDILFGLVKDIARFRPDLKLLISSATLDAEKFSDYFDSAPIFKIPGRRYPVEVHYTKAPEADYIDAAIVTILQIHVTQPPGDILVFLTGQEEIETVDEILKHKTRGLGTKIPELNICPIYANLPTELQAKIFETTPEGSRKVVLATNIAETSLTIDGIKYVIDPGFCKIKSYNPRTGMESLLINPISKASANQRAGRSGRTGPGKCFRLYTSYNYMHDLEDNTVPEIQRTNLANVVLTLKSLGIHDLVNFDFMDPPPSEALLKALEQLFALSALNSRGELTKTGRRMAEFPLDPMLSKMIVASEKYKCSDEVMSIASMLSIGNSIFYRPKDKQVHADNARLNFHTGNVGDHIALLNVYNSWRETDFSTQWCYENYIQVRSMKRARDIRDQLEGLMERVEIEVCSNASDLDAIKKAITSGFFHHSARLQKNGSYRTVKNPQTVFIHPSSGLAQLLPRWVIYHELVLTTKEYMRQVTELKPEWLVEIAPHYYQLKDVDDAGSKKLPKGQGRAAL, from the exons ATGAAAGAAAGAGATGCAGTGAAAACTCGAAAG TTGATGGAGCGGCAGTTATCTAAGGAAGAACAAG AGGAGCTTATCAGAAGATCACAAGCACTGGATAAGAATGACACTTCAGATCTGAG AAATTTTTCAAGGCAAGCATACTTGCTAAAGCGAAGGGATAAAAAAATTGATGAGATTCG GGACGAAATTCTCGATCATGAATACATTTTTCAGGGTGTGAAACTGACCCCAGCTGAAGAAAATGACTTCAG ATACAAGAAGAAGATTTATGATCTTGTTAAGGATCATGTTGAGAGTGCAGATGATGTTGCTGAG TACAAAATGCCTGAAGCTTATGACATGGGTGAAGGTGTTAATCAAGAAAAGAGATTCTCGGTAGCAATGCAGCGATACAA AGATCCTGAGGGCAAAGATAAAATGAATCCTTTTGCTGAACAGGAAGCATGGGAAGAACATCAAATAG GAAAGTCTAAACTGGAATTCGGATCGAAAGACAGAAATCGGTCTTCTAATGAATACCA GTTTGTATTTGATGATCAAATTGATTTTGTTAAATCATCGGTCATAGAAGGAACACAG TTTGAAGATGATTCAGACCAAGAGACCATCGATGCAAAAGATATTCTAAAAAGGGAGCTCCAG GATGAGCGGAAAACCCTTCCAATCTACAAATTCAGAGATGAACTGCTCAAGGCTGTTGATGAATATCAG GTTATTGTCATAGTGGGAGAAACCGGCTCTGGTAAAACGACGCAAATACCTCAATATCTTCATGAAGCTGGATATACAGCAAGAGGAAAG GTTGCTTGTACACAACCTCGTCGAGTGGCAGCCATGAGCGTTGCAGCTAGGGTGTCTCAAGAGATGGGTGTTAAATTGGGACACGAG GTTGGTTACTCCATAAGGTTTGAGGATTGTACCTCAGAGAAAACAATGATTAAATACATGACTGATGGAATGCTTTTGAGGGAGTTTCTTGGAGAACCAGATTTGGCTGGCTATAG TGTTGTCATGGTTGATGAGGCTCATGAGCGCACGCTGTCTACTGATATCTTGTTTGGTTTGGTTAAG GACATTGCTAGGTTTCGTCCAGACCTGAAGTTGCTCATTTCAAGTGCAACCCTTGACGCAGAAAAATTTAGCGACTACTTTGATTCAGCTCCTATTTTCAAGATTCCTGGGAGGCGATACCCTGTTGAAGTACATTATACAAAAGCTCCAGAAGCAGATTACATTGATGCTGCCATTGTCACTATTTTACAGATACATGTGACACAGCCCCCTGGTGATATCCTAGTGTTCCTTACAGGACAAGAAGAAATTGAAACTGTTGATGAGATCCTGAAACACAAAACAAGGGGTTTAGGCACAAAGATTCCAGAGCTAAATATATGCCCTATTTATGCAAATCTGCCTACTGAACTTCAAGCAAAGATCTTTGAGACAACCCCTGAGGGTTCTCGGAAAGTGGTCCTGGCCACTAATATAGCAGAGACTTCATTAACCATTGATGGTATAAAATATGTTATTGACCCAGGTTTTTGCAAGATCAAGTCATATAACCCTCGTACAGGGATGGAATCCCTGCTTATCAATCCCATCTCAAAGGCATCAGCAAACCAGAGGGCAGGAAGATCTGGACGGACAGGACCAGGAAAATGTTTCCGTCTGTACACAAGTTATAACTACATGCATGATCTTGAGGACAATACTGTTCCAGAGATACAAAGAACCAACCTTGCAAATGTTGTTCTTACACTTAAGAGTCTTGGTATTCATGACTTGGTTAATTTTGATTTTATGGACCCACCTCCTTCAGAGGCCTTGTTGAAGGCCCTGGAACAACTTTTTGCTCTTAGTGCACTCAACAGTCGTGGAGAGTTGACCAAGACTGGAAGACGAATGGCAGAGTTTCCACTAGATCCTATGCTGTCAAAGATGATAGTAGCTTCAGAGAAATATAAGTGTTCTGATGAGGTCATGTCCATTGCGTCAATGCTGTCGATCGGCAATTCTATATTCTACCGTCCGAAGGACAAACAGGTTCATGCAGATAATGCAAGGTTGAACTTCCACACTGGGAACGTTGGGGACCACATAGCATTACTCAAT GTCTATAACTCATGGAGAGAAACAGACTTCTCGACTCAATGGTGTTATGAAAATTATATCCAG GTCCGCAGCATGAAGAGAGCAAGAGACATTCGAGATCAACTGGAGGGACTTATGGAGAGAGTTGAGATTGAGGTCTGTTCAAATGCCAGTGACTTGGATGCTATTAAAAAGGCTATAACATCCG GTTTCTTCCACCATTCTGCACGGTTGCAGAAGAATGGTTCATATAGAACTGTCAAGAACCCTCAGACGGTCTTTATCCACCCTAGTTCAGGATTAGCACAG CTACTTCCTCGTTGGGTAATATACCACGAACTAGTTCTCACGACAAAAGAGTACATGCGCCAG gtgACGGAACTGAAGCCCGAATGGCTGGTGGAAATTGCTCCGCACTACTACCAACTAAAAGATGTGGACGACG